The Brachyspira aalborgi genome has a segment encoding these proteins:
- a CDS encoding leucine-rich repeat domain-containing protein, whose product MKLRSENLEKLPNEIANFVNLKSLIISCDKLVKLPKEICNFSKLEDIEIACENLKELPHEIGNLKKLKYFTLWESNLKKFPKEFGNLINLEYFKIYSSYSLKEFPKELANFTKLIHLTIECYKMKELPREIGNLINLKSLHIKSANLKELPKEIKNLVNLERIDIIWDGYAKELPNEILNFEKLKFIEIKKLGFIYKSVGREYKIEKAKNKIKKNINKTKKG is encoded by the coding sequence TTGAAATTAAGAAGCGAAAATTTAGAAAAACTTCCTAATGAAATTGCCAATTTTGTTAACCTTAAAAGTCTTATAATAAGTTGCGATAAATTAGTAAAACTGCCTAAAGAAATATGCAATTTTTCAAAACTTGAAGATATAGAAATAGCTTGCGAAAATTTAAAAGAATTGCCTCATGAAATAGGAAATTTAAAAAAACTAAAATATTTCACTTTATGGGAAAGTAATTTAAAAAAATTTCCTAAAGAGTTTGGGAATTTAATTAACCTTGAATATTTTAAGATATATTCATCTTATAGCTTAAAGGAATTTCCAAAAGAGCTTGCAAATTTTACTAAATTAATACATTTAACAATAGAATGTTATAAAATGAAAGAGCTTCCAAGAGAAATAGGAAATTTAATTAATCTTAAAAGCCTTCATATTAAAAGCGCAAACTTAAAAGAACTACCAAAAGAAATTAAAAATTTGGTTAATCTTGAAAGAATTGATATAATTTGGGACGGATATGCAAAAGAATTGCCTAACGAAATTCTTAATTTTGAAAAACTTAAATTTATAGAAATAAAAAAATTGGGATTCATTTATAAATCGGTTGGAAGAGAATATAAAATTGAAAAAGCCAAAAATAAAATAAAGAAAAATATAAATAAAACAAAGAAAGGATAA
- a CDS encoding leucine-rich repeat domain-containing protein encodes MQNNLTKKDIEKLNKWAKKYDIKELKTKDKNKLLDIKELTLGELSRAEKNFSYIPNEIFKLVNLKELYIKSINLKVLPKDIGNLINLEELTIGGFRGCKLKKLPKEIGKLTNLKKLEISCKKLNELPKELFNLTNLKEFEIKKRKFRKTS; translated from the coding sequence ATGCAAAACAATTTAACCAAAAAAGATATTGAAAAATTAAACAAATGGGCTAAAAAATATGATATTAAAGAATTGAAAACCAAAGATAAAAATAAGCTATTGGATATTAAAGAACTTACGCTTGGCGAATTATCTAGAGCGGAAAAAAATTTTTCTTATATTCCAAATGAAATTTTTAAACTTGTAAATCTTAAAGAACTATATATAAAATCCATAAACTTAAAAGTGTTGCCAAAAGATATTGGAAATTTAATTAATCTTGAAGAGCTTACTATCGGAGGTTTTCGCGGTTGCAAATTAAAGAAATTGCCAAAAGAAATTGGGAAGTTAACTAACCTTAAAAAACTTGAAATAAGTTGTAAAAAATTAAACGAACTTCCGAAAGAATTATTTAATCTTACTAATCTTAAAGAATTTGAAATTAAGAAGCGAAAATTTAGAAAAACTTCCTAA
- a CDS encoding PD-(D/E)XK nuclease family protein — translation MTEVENQTLNLLKNIIENRDKIFESINEAKEKLIPIVNIINILGNTYYEVSNSSLLYNILKIKFKYDNKEINFAKDFSEYIIKEKLGNDSVNINSSNISVYSEEHPSIESKRRMDLFIQSDNFEIIIENKIGAGDQPNQLQDYYSNRINENKIIKDNIFVVYLTRYGYKPSEFSIDKKLISDLEKENKIYYLSHDDMSNWIEDKILNNKEYEFLKEQKYQSIYSALIQIRDNEKFISKETEENKVEQKITEDFLNLKSLINEGEPIKDSFDKLNKFYELLENAQKVISNKRLNLVSRDIEYYSYIRKIVEEYKTNKGIYANIISKELVSYRFSSGDSYSLNIDIPIGKNNDIHIILDQRLDYHLCISVFSEKPDIINQLKYIDKIKNKITKILNNCIEGESSEYGSSWVYLKFIDTTKKDEAEDIADKIIELYEFLRDNIKLDNA, via the coding sequence ATGACAGAAGTAGAAAATCAAACTCTTAATTTATTAAAAAATATTATTGAAAATAGAGACAAAATATTTGAAAGTATAAACGAGGCAAAAGAAAAATTAATTCCTATAGTTAATATAATAAATATTTTGGGCAATACATATTATGAAGTTTCAAATAGTTCGCTATTATATAATATTCTTAAAATAAAATTTAAATATGATAATAAAGAAATAAATTTTGCAAAAGATTTTTCGGAATATATTATTAAAGAAAAATTAGGAAACGATAGCGTAAATATTAATTCTTCCAATATAAGTGTTTATAGCGAAGAGCATCCTTCAATCGAAAGTAAGCGTAGAATGGATTTATTTATACAGTCCGATAATTTTGAAATAATAATTGAAAATAAAATTGGAGCTGGCGACCAACCAAACCAATTGCAAGATTATTATAGTAATAGAATTAATGAAAATAAAATTATTAAAGATAATATATTTGTAGTTTATTTAACCCGATACGGTTATAAACCGTCAGAATTTAGTATTGATAAAAAATTAATTTCAGATTTAGAAAAAGAAAATAAAATATATTATTTATCGCATGACGATATGTCAAATTGGATTGAAGATAAAATTTTAAATAATAAAGAATACGAATTCTTAAAAGAACAAAAATATCAGTCGATTTATTCGGCTTTAATTCAAATAAGAGATAACGAAAAATTTATAAGTAAAGAAACGGAGGAAAATAAAGTGGAACAAAAAATAACTGAAGATTTTTTAAATCTTAAATCATTAATAAACGAGGGCGAACCAATAAAAGATAGTTTTGATAAATTAAATAAATTTTACGAGTTATTGGAAAATGCCCAAAAAGTAATTTCAAATAAAAGACTTAATCTTGTATCGAGAGATATAGAATATTATTCATATATAAGAAAAATTGTGGAAGAATATAAAACAAATAAAGGCATTTATGCTAATATTATATCTAAAGAACTTGTTAGTTATAGGTTTTCTTCTGGAGATTCATATTCTTTAAATATAGATATTCCAATAGGAAAAAATAATGATATTCATATAATATTAGACCAGCGTCTCGATTATCATTTATGCATAAGCGTTTTTTCTGAAAAACCTGATATTATTAATCAATTAAAATATATTGATAAAATTAAAAATAAAATTACTAAAATCCTTAATAATTGTATAGAAGGTGAAAGTTCAGAATATGGAAGTAGTTGGGTTTATCTCAAATTTATTGATACTACTAAAAAAGATGAAGCTGAAGATATAGCCGATAAGATAATTGAATTATATGAATTTTTAAGAGATAATATAAAATTAGATAATGCATAA
- a CDS encoding leucine-rich repeat domain-containing protein, which produces MQNNLTKKEINNLYNWAKKYDIKELQTKDRNKLLNIKKLYIFSRNLKVLPKEIENLINLEELIIGDYIVGGTIKKLPKEIGNLTNLKRLEISCHKLKELPKEICNLTNLKELLINCNNLEELPKDIGNLTKLKRLTIRCDKLDRLPKEIGNFIKLEYILIGSKSLKVLPKEIGNLKKLKDFTLWLNNLTKFPKEIVNLVRLERLEINRGDNLKEFPKEIINLVKLKDLEISHCNKIKNLPKEIENLTKFKRFRIKRLSLSKIFK; this is translated from the coding sequence ATGCAAAATAATTTAACAAAAAAAGAAATTAATAATTTATATAATTGGGCTAAAAAATATGATATTAAAGAATTGCAAACAAAAGATAGAAATAAATTATTAAATATTAAAAAACTCTATATATTTTCGAGAAATTTAAAAGTATTGCCTAAAGAGATAGAAAATTTGATTAATCTTGAAGAGCTTATTATTGGAGATTATATTGTCGGAGGCACAATTAAAAAACTACCAAAAGAAATTGGAAATTTGACTAATCTTAAAAGGCTTGAAATAAGTTGCCACAAATTAAAAGAATTACCTAAAGAAATATGCAATCTCACTAATCTTAAAGAATTATTAATAAACTGCAATAATTTAGAAGAATTGCCTAAAGACATTGGAAATTTGACTAAACTTAAAAGACTTACAATAAGGTGCGATAAATTAGATAGACTGCCAAAAGAAATTGGTAATTTTATCAAACTTGAATATATTCTTATAGGTTCTAAAAGTTTAAAAGTATTGCCTAAAGAGATAGGAAATTTAAAAAAACTTAAAGATTTTACTTTATGGCTAAATAATTTAACAAAATTTCCTAAAGAAATTGTAAATTTAGTTAGGCTTGAGCGTTTAGAAATAAATCGTGGAGATAACTTAAAAGAATTTCCAAAAGAGATTATAAATTTAGTTAAATTAAAAGATTTAGAGATAAGTCATTGTAATAAAATAAAAAATCTACCAAAAGAAATTGAAAATTTAACTAAATTTAAAAGATTTAGAATTAAAAGGTTAAGTTTAAGTAAAATTTTTAAATAA
- a CDS encoding leucine-rich repeat domain-containing protein: MKNNNINKIIITNENEKEYWIEYKKTLSPQIREALITKYKYLLEDTANKIKGNIGKGRFKNLDYEDLVYLGSFGLLEAIDRYNPNNESDIKFEIYASMSIQGAIFEEFRAMDGLPKSVRREIKKLEMVENKMINNLTKKEIDNLCKWAKKYNIEDLDTEEKILSIILDIKELKIVSDEIDYLPNEIFKLTNLESFYIDCYSLEEFPKDIEKLINLKKLTIEFSDIKTLPKEIFNLVNLETLNIDCYSLAEFTDGISNLTKLKTLNFIYCEELIEFPKEIFNLKNLENIRLIYFNKFKGYYKKINDLDNIKNIELEIFDFDGFEFQKEILKLSKLRTLEMYGDNGYMKELPAEIENLINLKKLSIAVEILKCLPKEIGNLINLEYLEIDSEFEDFNGIPKEIGNLKNLKTLKIVRCKGLKELPKEIFYLPNLENLEINCEITEIPKDIKNLVNLKNFNIWRASLTELPNEISNLTKLEELHISCDNMKYLPKNIYKLINLKNLSICCRKSKKLPKELFDLINLEKLQISWCESLKHIPKEIGNLINLKELEIALNKLKNIPKEIKCLINLETLNIWCANLKYIPKEINGLTKLKNLNIYHCKNLKYIPKEIGDLVNLEKLNIEWCEKLEKIPEEIGNLTNLQELDIHCENLKDLPNEIGNLANLKIFSLGKYSFNENSNLKIIPKEIGKLISLKEFDIFSSNLKELPKEIGDLVNLKRFEIDCDSLEELPHEIGNLINLNSVRMYCDKLKELPEEIGNLLKMEYFSMDSEVLKELPKSIGNFTKLRSLGLDCSNLERLPKEIENLKIIKGIDIRSDKLKEFPKEILSMPKLERIDLHGNGIKEIPKEIINLTKLEKLDMQYCANLKKTPKKIGNLIRESKIKCWWNF, from the coding sequence GTGAAAAACAATAATATAAATAAAATTATTATTACTAACGAAAACGAAAAAGAATATTGGATAGAATATAAAAAAACTTTATCTCCGCAAATAAGAGAAGCATTGATTACTAAATATAAATATTTGTTGGAAGATACGGCTAATAAGATTAAAGGAAATATTGGAAAAGGACGCTTTAAGAATTTGGATTATGAGGATTTAGTATATTTAGGTTCTTTCGGACTTTTGGAAGCGATAGATAGATATAACCCAAACAACGAAAGCGATATAAAATTTGAAATTTATGCCAGCATGAGCATACAAGGCGCTATATTTGAGGAATTCAGAGCAATGGATGGGTTGCCAAAGTCAGTTCGTAGAGAGATAAAAAAATTAGAAATGGTAGAAAATAAAATGATAAATAATTTAACCAAAAAAGAAATCGACAATTTATGCAAATGGGCGAAAAAGTATAATATTGAAGATTTGGATACAGAAGAAAAAATATTGAGTATTATATTGGATATTAAAGAACTTAAAATAGTTTCTGATGAAATAGATTATTTGCCAAACGAAATTTTCAAACTTACAAATCTCGAGAGTTTTTATATAGACTGCTATTCTTTGGAAGAATTTCCTAAAGATATTGAAAAATTAATTAATCTTAAAAAACTTACGATAGAATTTTCCGATATAAAAACTCTGCCAAAAGAAATTTTCAACTTGGTTAATCTTGAAACTCTTAATATAGACTGCTATTCTTTGGCAGAATTTACCGATGGAATAAGCAATTTAACAAAACTTAAAACTCTTAATTTTATATATTGCGAGGAGTTAATAGAATTTCCTAAAGAAATATTTAACTTAAAAAATCTTGAAAATATTCGTTTAATCTATTTTAATAAGTTTAAAGGTTATTATAAAAAAATAAACGATTTAGACAATATAAAAAATATCGAATTAGAAATATTTGATTTTGATGGATTTGAATTCCAAAAAGAAATATTAAAACTATCTAAATTAAGGACTCTAGAGATGTATGGCGATAACGGATACATGAAAGAATTGCCAGCAGAAATAGAAAACTTAATTAACTTAAAAAAACTTTCTATAGCCGTTGAAATTTTAAAATGTTTGCCTAAAGAAATCGGAAATTTAATTAATCTCGAATATTTAGAAATAGATAGCGAATTTGAAGATTTTAACGGAATTCCTAAAGAAATTGGAAATTTAAAAAATCTTAAAACTCTTAAAATAGTGCGATGCAAAGGTTTAAAAGAATTGCCTAAAGAAATATTTTATTTGCCAAATCTCGAAAACCTTGAAATAAATTGTGAAATAACGGAAATTCCAAAAGATATAAAAAATTTAGTTAATCTTAAAAATTTTAATATATGGCGAGCTAGTTTAACGGAATTGCCAAATGAAATATCTAATTTGACAAAACTTGAGGAACTTCATATATCATGCGATAATATGAAATATTTGCCAAAAAATATATATAAATTAATCAATCTTAAAAATTTATCAATTTGTTGTCGCAAATCAAAGAAACTTCCAAAAGAGTTATTCGATTTAATTAATCTTGAAAAACTTCAGATAAGTTGGTGCGAAAGCTTAAAACATATTCCCAAAGAAATAGGAAATTTAATCAATCTTAAAGAATTAGAAATAGCTCTAAATAAATTAAAAAATATTCCAAAAGAAATTAAATGTTTAATTAATCTCGAGACTCTTAATATATGGTGCGCAAACTTAAAATATATTCCAAAAGAAATTAATGGTTTAACTAAACTCAAAAATCTTAATATATACCATTGTAAAAACTTGAAATATATCCCCAAAGAAATCGGCGATTTAGTTAATCTCGAAAAACTTAATATAGAATGGTGTGAGAAATTAGAAAAAATTCCTGAAGAAATTGGAAATTTAACTAACCTTCAAGAACTTGATATACATTGCGAAAATTTAAAAGACTTACCAAACGAGATTGGAAATTTAGCCAATCTTAAAATATTTAGTTTAGGAAAGTATTCGTTCAACGAAAATTCAAATTTAAAAATAATACCAAAAGAGATTGGGAAATTAATTAGTCTCAAAGAATTTGATATTTTCTCTTCCAACTTAAAAGAGTTGCCCAAAGAAATTGGCGATTTGGTTAATCTTAAAAGATTTGAAATAGATTGCGATAGTTTAGAAGAATTACCGCATGAGATTGGAAACTTGATTAATCTTAATAGCGTTAGAATGTATTGCGATAAATTAAAAGAACTTCCAGAAGAAATAGGCAATTTATTAAAAATGGAATATTTTAGTATGGATTCTGAAGTTTTAAAAGAATTGCCAAAAAGTATAGGAAATTTTACTAAACTTCGCAGTCTTGGATTAGACTGTTCTAATTTAGAAAGACTTCCTAAAGAGATAGAAAATTTGAAAATAATTAAAGGAATCGATATAAGAAGCGATAAGTTAAAAGAATTTCCTAAAGAAATATTAAGCATGCCTAAACTTGAACGGATTGATTTACATGGAAACGGAATAAAAGAGATACCAAAAGAAATTATTAATTTGACTAAACTTGAAAAATTGGATATGCAATATTGCGCTAACTTGAAGAAAACTCCGAAAAAAATAGGCAATCTGATTAGAGAATCTAAAATTAAATGCTGGTGGAATTTTTAA
- a CDS encoding leucine-rich repeat domain-containing protein yields MANNLTLEDVNNLYFWATKLEEKQNSRYVYEENIESKEDILNLTGIAARNSLPKEVFKLNRLKFLGIEVEDLTELPKEIGNLNNLEGLTIRCPNLKELPKEIGNLNNLEYLHITRPNLKELPKEIGNLNNLGRLEIECPNLNELPKEIGNLNNLTNLYITCPNLNELPKEIGNLNNLEKLEIKCSNLKELPKEIWNLSEFKVEFDIKNNNNKELLKYIVDSPNNENKDVELKIVIKEKKD; encoded by the coding sequence ATGGCAAATAATTTAACGCTTGAAGATGTTAATAATTTATATTTTTGGGCTACAAAACTTGAAGAAAAGCAAAATTCTCGTTATGTGTATGAAGAAAATATAGAAAGTAAAGAGGATATTTTAAACCTTACTGGTATTGCTGCTAGAAATTCTCTTCCGAAGGAAGTTTTTAAACTTAATCGGCTTAAATTTCTCGGAATAGAGGTAGAAGACTTGACTGAATTGCCTAAAGAAATAGGGAATTTAAATAATCTTGAAGGTTTGACAATAAGATGTCCTAACTTAAAAGAGCTTCCAAAAGAAATAGGGAATTTAAATAATCTTGAATATTTACATATAACACGTCCTAACTTAAAAGAGCTTCCTAAAGAAATAGGGAATTTAAATAATCTTGGAAGGTTAGAAATAGAATGCCCTAACTTAAATGAACTTCCTAAAGAGATTGGGAATTTAAATAATCTTACAAATTTATATATAACATGCCCCAACTTAAATGAACTTCCAAAAGAAATTGGGAATTTAAATAATCTTGAAAAGTTAGAAATAAAATGTTCTAACTTAAAAGAGCTTCCTAAAGAGATATGGAATTTATCAGAATTTAAAGTTGAATTTGATATTAAAAATAATAATAATAAGGAACTATTAAAGTATATTGTCGATAGTCCTAATAATGAAAATAAGGATGTAGAATTAAAAATTGTGATAAAAGAAAAAAAAGATTAA
- a CDS encoding PD-(D/E)XK nuclease family protein yields MAEDKQIDLLKSLIENKEKIEKDIEEAKKRIIPTVNIINILGCAYDEVKNSSLLHNILKIKFKYDNKEINFAKDFSLYIVGDEYKDKIKNAKFKNVYREFQTKDGRRIDILIVFDKFEIIIENKINAGDQENQLLDYYNDRYNGEKEIFLVYLTRWKYEASEYSISKETKEELKDKIYYLSHGDIAEWIENDILNKYEFLKFDKKYQSIYSALIQIRDNEKIITNPNEENNMKKEKIKNFFEENKYFENLLNKEETIKDSFDKLNKFYELLENAQRVIIDKKFELISGNIKYSSKVSEFIKKVQSDKGEDYMKGALLYNEEGIKGQFNGIWSRNILISIIGYLDLCITLEQNIYIVDYHLFINIIANNNIANKLREEPIKTEIGKILGKDSNKYKEDEDRGYIYTLYIDIEKDKPEEIGQKIIDLYNLLKEKITQ; encoded by the coding sequence ATGGCAGAAGATAAACAAATCGATTTGCTAAAAAGTTTAATTGAAAACAAAGAAAAAATTGAAAAAGATATTGAAGAGGCAAAGAAAAGAATTATTCCAACGGTTAATATAATAAATATTTTAGGTTGCGCCTATGACGAAGTAAAAAATAGTTCTTTACTTCATAATATTCTTAAAATAAAATTTAAATATGATAATAAAGAAATAAATTTTGCAAAAGATTTTTCTTTATATATTGTTGGCGATGAATATAAAGATAAAATTAAAAACGCTAAATTTAAAAATGTATATAGAGAATTTCAAACTAAAGACGGCAGAAGAATTGACATATTAATCGTATTCGATAAATTTGAAATAATAATTGAAAACAAAATAAATGCGGGCGACCAAGAAAATCAATTATTAGATTATTATAACGATAGATATAACGGAGAAAAAGAAATATTTTTAGTTTACTTAACCAGATGGAAATATGAAGCGTCAGAATATAGCATATCAAAAGAAACAAAAGAAGAGTTAAAAGATAAAATATATTATTTATCACACGGCGATATAGCCGAATGGATTGAAAACGATATTTTAAATAAATACGAGTTTTTGAAATTCGATAAAAAATATCAATCGATTTATTCCGCATTAATTCAAATAAGAGATAACGAAAAAATTATAACTAATCCAAACGAGGAGAACAACATGAAAAAAGAAAAAATTAAAAATTTTTTTGAAGAGAATAAATATTTTGAAAATTTATTAAATAAGGAAGAAACGATAAAGGATAGCTTTGATAAATTAAACAAATTTTATGAATTGTTAGAAAATGCTCAAAGAGTAATTATAGATAAAAAATTCGAGCTTATATCTGGCAATATAAAATATTCATCGAAGGTAAGCGAATTTATTAAAAAAGTTCAATCTGATAAAGGCGAAGATTATATGAAAGGCGCTCTCTTATATAATGAAGAAGGTATTAAAGGACAATTTAACGGTATATGGTCAAGGAATATACTTATTTCAATAATAGGCTACTTGGATTTATGCATAACTTTAGAACAGAATATTTATATCGTTGATTATCATTTATTTATAAATATAATTGCGAATAATAACATTGCAAATAAGTTAAGAGAAGAGCCGATTAAAACCGAAATAGGAAAAATACTTGGTAAAGATAGCAATAAATATAAAGAAGACGAAGATAGAGGATATATTTATACTTTATATATAGATATTGAAAAAGACAAACCCGAAGAAATAGGACAGAAAATAATTGATTTATATAATTTATTAAAAGAAAAAATAACTCAATAA
- a CDS encoding Fic family protein translates to MNYLLVSQISKKWNIPEDAKKPNRINKKYSKPKTLLEILQFEKKNKIAGGIYHKIQIDLTFNSNHIEGSKLTIEQTRYIFETNTIEIGNQILNSDDIIETANHFKCIDVIIESAKKTISEQFIKELHKILKSGTSSDRLDWFKVGDYKKLPNEVGGKETTKPKIVAKEIKKLIDWYNSLSLITFDDILNFHYKFEMIHPFQDGNGRVGRLIMFKECLKHNIVPFIIDDNLKLFYYRGLNEWKNEKGYLRDTCLTAQDKFKTWLDYFQIPYKN, encoded by the coding sequence ATGAATTATTTATTAGTATCTCAAATATCAAAAAAATGGAATATACCAGAAGACGCTAAAAAACCAAATCGTATAAATAAAAAATATTCTAAACCAAAAACATTGCTTGAAATACTTCAATTTGAAAAGAAAAATAAAATCGCAGGCGGAATATATCATAAAATTCAAATAGATTTAACATTTAATTCAAATCATATTGAAGGCAGTAAATTAACTATAGAGCAGACAAGATATATTTTTGAAACAAATACCATAGAAATTGGAAATCAAATATTAAACTCTGACGATATAATCGAAACGGCTAATCATTTTAAATGTATAGATGTAATAATAGAATCTGCCAAAAAAACTATATCGGAACAATTTATAAAAGAATTGCATAAAATATTAAAAAGCGGAACAAGTAGCGATAGACTTGATTGGTTTAAAGTAGGAGATTATAAAAAACTTCCAAACGAGGTTGGAGGCAAGGAAACTACAAAACCTAAAATTGTGGCGAAAGAAATAAAAAAACTTATCGATTGGTATAATTCGCTTTCGTTAATAACATTTGACGATATTTTAAATTTTCATTATAAATTTGAAATGATTCATCCTTTTCAAGACGGAAACGGACGCGTTGGAAGATTAATTATGTTTAAAGAATGTTTAAAACATAATATAGTTCCTTTCATTATAGACGATAATTTGAAACTATTTTATTATCGCGGTTTAAATGAATGGAAAAATGAGAAAGGTTATTTAAGAGATACATGTTTAACGGCTCAAGATAAATTTAAAACTTGGCTTGATTATTTTCAAATACCTTACAAGAATTAA
- a CDS encoding Vat family streptogramin A O-acetyltransferase, producing the protein MGPNPNEIFPNPKIPSLCFIKNVIKNPNIIVGEYTYYDDINGAENFESHVTHHYDFIGDKLIIGKFCAIAKGIEFIMNGANHRINAITTYPFNIMENGWEKSAPSLSDLKLKGDTIIGNDVWIGQNVTVLPAVHIGDGAIIGANSVVAKDIPPYSVAVGNPCEVKRKRFDEDLIEYLLKIKWWDWSAEKIFKNMEALCSGDLSKIKNIID; encoded by the coding sequence ATGGGACCTAATCCGAATGAAATTTTTCCTAATCCGAAAATACCGAGTTTATGCTTTATCAAAAATGTTATTAAAAATCCAAATATAATTGTCGGAGAATATACTTATTATGACGACATTAACGGAGCGGAGAATTTTGAAAGTCATGTGACGCATCATTATGATTTTATAGGAGACAAACTTATCATAGGAAAATTTTGCGCTATTGCAAAAGGAATTGAATTTATAATGAATGGAGCAAATCATAGAATTAACGCAATTACCACATATCCTTTTAATATTATGGAAAACGGTTGGGAAAAAAGCGCGCCTTCTTTATCTGATTTAAAATTAAAAGGAGACACTATTATAGGCAACGATGTTTGGATAGGGCAAAATGTCACCGTCCTGCCCGCAGTTCATATAGGAGACGGTGCGATAATCGGAGCAAATTCAGTTGTGGCAAAAGATATTCCGCCTTATTCCGTTGCCGTTGGTAATCCTTGCGAAGTTAAAAGAAAAAGATTTGACGAAGATTTAATTGAATATTTGCTTAAAATTAAATGGTGGGATTGGAGCGCTGAAAAGATTTTTAAGAATATGGAAGCTTTATGCAGCGGAGATTTATCAAAAATTAAAAATATTATAGATTAA
- a CDS encoding cytidine deaminase family protein, producing MDNKWEEMYIAAKTVQNERKISKYVEAGTVAAAILSTKNKIYTGVCIDTCSTLGICAERNAIFNMITNGEYKIKRVIAIMPNEETGAPCGACRELMVQLMPDDYKDIEIMLDYKNKKILKLGEITPEWWI from the coding sequence ATGGATAATAAATGGGAAGAAATGTATATAGCCGCGAAAACCGTTCAAAATGAAAGAAAAATATCTAAATATGTAGAAGCGGGAACTGTCGCAGCTGCAATTCTATCGACAAAGAATAAAATATATACGGGAGTTTGTATAGATACATGCTCTACATTGGGAATATGCGCGGAAAGAAATGCGATTTTCAATATGATAACAAACGGAGAATATAAAATTAAAAGAGTTATTGCGATTATGCCAAACGAAGAAACGGGCGCGCCTTGTGGGGCTTGTCGAGAATTAATGGTTCAATTAATGCCTGACGATTATAAAGATATTGAAATTATGCTTGACTATAAAAATAAAAAAATTTTAAAGCTCGGAGAAATTACGCCAGAATGGTGGATATAA